In the Anastrepha obliqua isolate idAnaObli1 chromosome 1, idAnaObli1_1.0, whole genome shotgun sequence genome, one interval contains:
- the LOC129235550 gene encoding cytochrome c oxidase subunit NDUFA4: MQGLGLSSLKKNPALIPLYICVGAGALGAVYYTLRLATRNPDVTWNRSSNPEPWQEYREKQYKFYSPIRDYSTIKSPAPKYEE, translated from the exons ATGCAAGGCCTGGGACtttcaagtttaaaaaaaaatccagca TTAATTCCGTTATATATTTGTGTCGGAGCTGGAGCACTTGGTGCAGTGTACTACACATTACGTTTAGCTACACGTAACCCTGATGTCACATGGAATCGTTCATCAAACCCTGAGCCTTGGCAAGAATACAGGGAGAAGCAATACAAG tTCTATTCGCCAATAAGGGATTACAGCACCATTAAATCTCCTGCTCCTAAATATGAGGAATAA